A stretch of Prunus dulcis chromosome 6, ALMONDv2, whole genome shotgun sequence DNA encodes these proteins:
- the LOC117632913 gene encoding pleiotropic drug resistance protein 2-like: MAAALAGDDLARQSSSRRSWRSTSVREMWNAPDVFQRSGRQQAVDEEEELRWAAIERLPTYDRMRRGMLRQAMSNGRVITEEVDVANLGAQDKKQLMESILKVVEEDNERFLQRLRARNDRVGIEVPKVEVRFQNVSIEGDAYVGTRALPTLLNSTLNQLEGLIGLIGLSPSKKRVVKILQDVSGIIKPSRMTLLLGPPSSGKTTLLKSLAGKLDKDLRETGKVTYCGHEFKEFVPQRTSAYISQHDLHYGEMTVRETLDFSGRCLGVGTRYDMLVELSRREKDSGIKPDPEIDAFMKATSMTGQETSLITDYVLKILGLDICADIMVGDDMRRGISGGQKKRVTTGEMLVGPAKAFFMDEISTGLDSSTTFQIVKFMRQMVHIMDVSMVISLLQPAPESYDLFDDIILLSEGQIVYQGPRENVLEFFEFMGFRCPDRKGVADFLQEVTSKKDQEQYWYKKNQPYRYVSVSDFVRAFTTFHVGQRLVEELRVPYDKRTVHPAALVKEKYGISNMEIFKACFAREWLLMKRNSFVYIFKTTQITIMATIALTVFLRTEMKAGQAQDSAKFWGALFFSLINVMFNGMAELAMTVFRLPVFFKQRDALFFPGWAFGLPIWLTRIPISLMESGIWIILTYYSIGFAPAASRFFKQFLAFFGIHQMALSLFRFIAALGRSEVVSGTIGSFTLLLVFVLGGFVVAKDDILPWMIWGYYVSPMMYGQNAIAINEFLDKRWSAPVNGSDTVGKVLLRERGLFTTETWYWICVGALFGFSLLFNVLFIGALTFLDPLSETKTLIENDDNSESRKRRQSNPEGIDMQVRNAQGIVSAENNQAKRGMVLPFQPLSLAFNHVNYYVDMPAEMKTQGIEETRLQLLRDVSGAFRPGVLTALVGVSGAGKTTLMDVLAGRKTGGYIEGSITISGFPKNQATFARVSGYCEQNDIHSPFVTVYESLLYSAWLRISKDVKTETRKMFVDEVMDLVELNPLRHALVGLPGVDGLSTEQRKRLTIAVELVANPSIIFMDEPTSGLDARAAAIVMRTVRNTVDTGRTVVCTIHQPSIDIFEAFDELFLMKRGGQVIYAGPLGRQSHKLVEYFEAIPGVSKIKEGYNPATWMLEVSSASIEAQNDVDFAEIFANSDLYRRNQELIKELSVPEPGSKDLYFPTQYSQSFLTQCKACFWKQHWSYWRNSRYNAIRFFMTICIGVLFGIIFWGKGDDIHKQQDLINLLGATYSAILFLGASNASAVQSVVAVERTVFYRERAAGMYSELPYAFAQVAIETIYVAIQTLVYSCLLFFMIGYNFKVEKFLYFYYFIFMCFTYFSMYGMMVVALTPGHQIAAITMSFFLSFWNLFSGFLIPRPLIPIWWRWYYWGSPVAWTIYGIFTSQVGDIKTEITVNIDEKKAVDVFLKEFLGFDYDFLIPVVVAHVGWVLLFFFVFAYGIKFLNFQRR; this comes from the exons atGGCGGCGGCATTAGCCGGAGATGATCTGGCAAGGCAGTCTAGCAGCCGGCGGAGCTGGCGGTCGACGAGTGTTCGGGAAATGTGGAACGCGCCCGACGTGTTTCAGCGGAGTGGGCGGCAGCAGGCGgtggatgaggaggaggagctcAGGTGGGCAGCTATAGAGAGGCTGCCCACTTATGATAGGATGAGGAGGGGGATGTTGAGACAGGCCATGAGCAATGGGAGGGTTATAACTGAAGAAGTTGATGTTGCAAACCTCGGAGCTCAGGATAAGAAGCAGTTGATGGAGAGCATACTTAAGGTTGTTGAGGAGGATAATGAGAGGTTCTTGCAGAGGCTCAGAGCCAGAAATGACAG GGTTGGTATTGAGGTTCCTAAGGTTGAAGTTAGATTCCAGAATGTATCAATAGAGGGAGATGCATATGTTGGCACCAGAGCACTTCCAACTCTGCTAAATTCCACCTTGAATCAACTAGAG GGACTAATTGGGTTGATTGGACTCTCACCGTCAAAGAAAAGAGTTGTCAAGATACTCCAAGATGTGAGCGGTATTATTAAACCATCAAG GATGACACTGCTTCTTGGACCTCCATCGTCAGGAAAAACAACACTGCTAAAATCACTTGCTGGAAAGCTTGATAAGGATCTAAGG GAAACTGGGAAAGTGACCTACTGTGGCCATGAATTCAAGGAATTTGTGCCTCAGAGAACCTCTGCTTATATTAGTCAGCATGATCTTCATTATGGTGAGATGACAGTTCGTGAGACATTGGATTTCTCTGGACGTTGCCTGGGAGTTGGAACCAGGTATGATATGCTTGTAGAGTTGTCTAGACGGGAGAAAGATTCAGGCATCAAACCAGATCCTGAGATTGATGCATTCATGAAAGCCACATCTATGACAGGCCAGGAAACTAGTTTGATCACAGATTATGTTCTCAAG ATACTTGGGCTTGATATCTGTGCTGATATTATGGTGGGTGATGACATGAGAAGGGGCATATCTGGTGGACAGAAGAAACGTGTAACTACTG GAGAAATGTTGGTTGGACCAGCGAAAGCATTTTTCATGGATGAAATATCAACAGGGCTGGACAGTTCCACAACCTTTCAGATTGTGAAGTTCATGAGACAGATGGTTCATATCATGGATGTGTCTATGGTCATCTCTCTCTTGCAACCAGCACCTGAGTCTTATGATCTTTTTGATGACATTATCCTTCTTTCTGAGGGTCAGATTGTCTACCAAGGCCCACGTGAGAATGTTCTGGAATTCTTTGAATTTATGGGGTTCAGATGCCCAGACAGAAAGGGTGTTGCAGACTTTTTGCAAGAAGTGACCTCAAAGAAGGACCAAGAACAATACTGGTATAAGAAGAACCAACCTTATAGATATGTCTCAGTATCTGATTTCGTTCGGGCTTTCACCACTTTCCATGTTGGCCAACGGCTTGTGGAAGAACTAAGAGTTCCATACGATAAACGAACAGTCCATCCTGCTGCATTGGTGAAGGAAAAGTATGGAATATCCAATATGGAGATTTTCAAGGCATGCTTTGCGAGGGAATGGTTGCTGATGAAGCGTAACTCTTTTGTATACATATTCAAAACTACCCAGATAACAATCATGGCGACAATTGCTCTGACGGTATTCTTAAGAACAGAAATGAAAGCTGGACAAGCACAAGATTCGGCAAAATTTTGGGGAGCACTGTTTTTCAGTCTCATTAACGTCATGTTTAATGGAATGGCAGAGCTTGCCATGACAGTTTTCAGGCTTCCTGTGTTCTTCAAACAAAGGGATGCCTTGTTCTTCCCTGGCTGGGCCTTTGGCTTGCCCATTTGGCTAACCAGAATTCCCATTTCACTGATGGAATCTGGGATATGGATAATTTTGACATACTACAGCATTGGATTTGCACCTGCTGCCAGTAG GTTCTTCAAACAGTTCTTGGCTTTCTTTGGTATACACCAGATggctctctccctcttccgTTTCATTGCTGCCCTTGGTAGAAGTGAGGTTGTTTCGGGCACAATTGGTTCTTTTACATTGCTACTGGTGTTTGTCCTAGGAggttttgttgttgctaaAG ATGACATTTTGCCATGGATGATATGGGGCTACTATGTTTCACCTATGATGTATGGGCAAAATGCAATTGCTATCAATGAATTTCTTGATAAAAGATGGAGCGCT CCTGTCAACGGCAGTGACACAGTTGGAAAGGTACTTCTGAGGGAAAGAGGCCTGTTTACTACAGAGACTTGGTATTGGATTTGTGTTGGAGCGCTCTTCgggttttctcttctttttaatGTTCTTTTCATTGGAGCACTGACCTTCTTAGATC CACTTAGTGAAACTAAAACTCTAATTGAGAATGACGACAACTCTGAGAGTAGGAAGAGGCGACAATCCAATCCAGAAG GTATTGATATGCAAGTCAGAAATGCTCAAGGAATTGTTAGTGCTGAAAATAACCAAGCCAAGCGAGGAATGGTTTTGCCCTTCCAGCCCCTCTCACTTGCTTTCAACCATGTGAATTACTATGTGGATATGCCTGCC GAAATGAAGACCCAAGGGATTGAAGAGACCCGACTGCAACTTCTACGAGATGTTAGTGGTGCATTTAGGCCGGGTGTTTTGACTGCATTAGTTGGGGTCAGTGGTGCTGGAAAGACCACCTTGATGGATGTCTTAGCTGGAAGAAAGACTGGCGGCTATATTGAAGGAAGTATTACGATCTCTGGTTTCCCAAAGAACCAAGCCACATTTGCCCGGGTCAGCGGTTACTGTGAACAGAATGACATTCATTCACCATTTGTTACTGTCTATGAATCTCTCCTATACTCTGCCTGGCTACGTATTTCCAAGGATGTCAAAACGGAGACAAGAAAG ATGTTTGTTGATGAGGTCATGGACTTGGTGGAGCTTAACCCATTGAGGCATGCTTTAGTTGGACTTCCAGGAGTTGATGGACTTTCGACTGAGCAGAGAAAGAGGCTCACCATTGCTGTAGAATTGGTTGCCAACCCTTCCATCATCTTTATGGATGAGCCAACGTCAGGTCTTGATGCTAGAGCAGCTGCAATTGTTATGCGTACTGTGAGAAACACTGTGGATACAGGACGAACTGTTGTCTGTACAATTCACCAACCTAGCATTGACATTTTTGAAGCATTTGATGAG CTTTTCTTAATGAAAAGAGGAGGACAGGTGATTTATGCAGGTCCTCTAGGTCGCCAGTCTCACAAGCTTGTTGAATACTTTGAG GCTATTCCAGGGGTTTCCAAGATCAAAGAAGGTTACAATCCTGCTACCTGGATGTTAGAGGTCAGCTCTGCTTCAATTGAAGCTCAAAATGACGTGGACTTTGCAGAAATATTTGCAAACTCTGATCTCTATAG GAGAAATCAGGAACTTATCAAGGAACTAAGCGTACCAGAACCAGGCTCCAAGGATCTTTACTTCCCCACCCAATACTCCCAAAGCTTTTTAACTCAGTGCAAGGCTTGCTTCTGGAAACAACACTGGTCATACTGGAGGAACTCACGGTACAATGCCATTAGGTTTTTCATGACAATTTGCATCGGAGTATTATTTGGTATTATCTTCTGGGGCAAAGGAGACGATAT ACACAAGCAACAAGACCTGATTAATCTTTTGGGAGCTACCTATTCTGCTATTCTTTTCCTTGGAGCTAGCAATGCTTCTGCTGTGCAATCTGTGGTTGCGGTTGAACGAACAGTTTTCTATCGTGAAAGAGCAGCGGGAATGTATTCAGAGTTGCCGTATGCATTTGCTCAG GTGGCTATTGAGACAATTTATGTTGCAATCCAAACCCTTGTCTATTCCTGTCTTCTATTTTTCATGATCGGGTACAATTTTAAGGTGGAGAAATTTTTGTACTTCTACTACTTCATATTCATGTGCTTTACCTACTTCTCAATGTACGGGATGATGGTGGTTGCCCTAACTCCTGGCCATCAAATTGCTGCAATTACTATGTCTTTCTTCTTGAGCTTCTGGAACTTGTTCTCTGGTTTCCTCATCCCCAGGCCG CTAATTCCCATCTGGTGGAGGTGGTACTACTGGGGTTCTCCAGTTGCTTGGACAATCTATGGTATCTTCACATCCCAAGTTGGTGACATAAAGACAGAGATCACAGTTAATATTGACGAAAAAAAAGCTGTTGATGTATTCCTTAAAGAGTTTTTAGGTTTTGACTACGATTTTCTGATCCCTGTTGTCGTTGCGCATGTTGGTTGggtcctcctcttcttctttgtctttgcATATGGCATCAAGTTCTTGAACTTCCAAAGGAGATAA
- the LOC117633243 gene encoding uncharacterized protein LOC117633243: MSEEAPFRPREKLVEKQKFFQSVHKYTYLKGPYDKITSVAIPAALAASSLFLIARGVYNMSHGIGKKE, translated from the exons ATGTCAGAAGAAGCACCCTTCCGACCACGTGAGAAGCTCGTCGAGAAGCAAAAGTTTTTCCAAAGCGTCCACAAATACACATATCTGAAGGGACCCTATGATAAGATCACCTCTGTCGCCATTCCAGCTGCTTTAGCTGCATCTTCTTTGTTCCTTATT GCACGAGGAGTCTACAACATGTCACATGGGATTGGAAAGAAGGAATGA